In Mercenaria mercenaria strain notata chromosome 14, MADL_Memer_1, whole genome shotgun sequence, the following are encoded in one genomic region:
- the LOC128548103 gene encoding uncharacterized protein LOC128548103, producing MGIEKTHATSMRPQANGLVERFNRTLIFMLKAYCKTNQDKWDIYLQQVMMAYRSSIHSSTKLTPIKMVFGREVVLPMQAVIGRPVEDEHSSGNDDYVIDLQDKLHKCHEIARDNLMPHLLTRKSIMTVTAKESCINPDNLPGYMIHLEKLMLHVRRETRLGHGLRALMIVKLELISGIQDGKTGVEIASSKAKPSKSRSISREKSTGADSRRVVEIHDRDDNRRSRDFDNAEKRDGRNESRKFDTEKGEMKICGMIVSAEGQIPGEIETER from the exons ATGGGCATTgaaaagacgcatgcaacatcgATGAGACCGCAGGCAAATGGATTGGTAGAGAGATTCAACAGGACACTTATATTTATGTTGAAAGCTTACTGCAAGACAAACCAAGACAAATGGGACATCTATCTTCAGCAAGTTATGATGGCCTACCGTTCTTCAATTCATAGCAGCACTAAACTGACTCCAATTAAAATGGTGTTTGGCCGTGAGGTTGTACTACCAATGCAAGCGGTGATAGGTCGCCCAGTAGAGGATGAACATAGTTCGGGTAATGATGATTATGTTATTGATTTACAGGATAAATTGCATAAATGTCACGAGATAGCACGTGATAATCTCATGCCGCATCTGCTTACCAGAAAAAGTATTATGACAGTAACTGCAAAAGAAAGCTGTATCAACCCGGACAACTTGCCTGGTTACATGATCCATCTCGAAAAGTTG ATGTTGCACGTGAGGCGAGAAACGCGGTTAGGACATGGGCTGAGAGCTTTGATGATAGTCAAGTTAGAGCTGATAAGTGGAATACAGGATGGGAAAACTGGAGTAGAAATAGCTAGCAGTAAGGCTAAACCTAGTAAGAGTAGGAGTATTTCAAGGGAAAAATCCACAGGTGCAGATAGCCGAAGAGTTGTGGAGATACATGACAGGGATGATAATAGAAGAAGCAGAGACTTTGATAATGCTGAAAAGAGAGATGGGAGAAATGAAAGTCGGAAGTTTGATACTGAGAAGGGAGAGATGAAGATCTGCGGAATGATAGTGAGCGCCGAGGGACAGATACCGGGAGAGATAGAGACCGAGAGATGA